The following DNA comes from Anastrepha obliqua isolate idAnaObli1 chromosome 1, idAnaObli1_1.0, whole genome shotgun sequence.
ttatatgtacaattcccgataggtcgacatgcattttgtaattaaaaaaaaaaccgcactatttaaaaaccgcataaaaaaaagccgcataaaaacagaacctactgtacataTAATTCTCTGTTTATGTTTTAAATATCTTATTCCTCTCAAATATAGCAATAAGAAAACGTGCGATTATGTCGTCAAAAATACACTGTAGCTTAGTGGAtttgtgtgtgactaccatttggttgCTTACCGGCTCGAAATCCACTACGATAatcaaatgtcaaatattttaaaactccGGTAGatagatttttatgaggagcttttccaaggcagaaatacactttcgaaggtttaccattgccggccgaggggtgaccgctattgaAAAACcttgttctatcatttgatgtttcatgcatggagacTCCAACCTGAGCACTTCCAAATGGTGGCCTACGTGATTGACGAGCAACTTAATTGATCTAAAAGCGCGGGCAAACTCCTAATAAAAGATGATTACAGCTAAATTATACAGATACACCTTGATTGTGATTTTCGTGATACCGCATGGAGAAAGTTGAGTCCACCAATCTCAACAATTGCCGTATGCTGAACTTAGCTACATCCCGCAGTGAAGTTCTGTCTTCCACTTCAGAGCAAATGGTCGTTTGCAAAGACTAAGAAACTACCTTAAGATGTCTGATTCTTCTTCATTCCTGCAGCTTCTTCAAAAGTGTTGTAAGAGGCACTCAAAATTCTGCAAGTCTCCcgataataatacaaaatattagcaATATTCTGTTGACAAAAATGAAACCAAAGTACGCTATTTTGCAGGCTCGCTTGCTGCTCGTTTCTTGGTACTCACGCAGGTGAAGAGTAAATAGTTCGGCCAACCCGTTCAAGGATTCAGTAtagttttgcagtttttttgtgGTCCCTTTGTATGCCAGATATTCAACTAATCTTATTGTTTTAAAGATACTTTTATGGTCTTTTAGCTATTCTGAATAAACACTCGCGTCAACTATGTGCCAGTTTGAAACCATCCGTATAAAGAGGAGAAGAATTATTTAAGTAGTGGTTGAGTTGCTCAGAAGATAGGGGTCTTTCAAAAATGTCATTAGCTCACGCCAAGGCAATGTTaatttgccaccaaaactattTGGTTGGATCATCATGGAATTTCTTTCTTTagggtattttgaaaaaaaaagtgtatgcaTCATTAATGAAAAGTCACGGAAAGTGTCTTAAAAATTACGAATACACGCCTCAGTCAAGAAGCGCATATATATCGGGCATTGCAGAGTATTCCAAACGTATTCTCCAAGCCTACACAATTCTTAATCCAGGTCGAAGCATACCGCACACCACCATGCCTACAcctttattacaataaaaacatcagCACTTTTCAAATAAACACTGCGTTTTGTGTGATATACAATgaacatttatttcaatttctcaaacaaaaaattcaaatcaataggAATCACACAGTTCAGCAGTTTAGAGGATTGCTCTCACCGAGAACAGCATTTACGCGCATTGCCGGGGCTACGCTTTTGCAATTCCACGTAATTTTCTCCACAGTAGTTCTACCAGGAATGTCAATACACTCAACACCATCCCAACACCATATGCCATCCATACCCATTCAAACTCCTTCAGTGTTAGTACATCGTGCTTCTGCGATTGACTTAaatcttcaaaatttatttgtccTATCATGACCATCGCaaagaaagtatttttaaaccaatGGCTTAATAAACCATTTTCACGGGTTCGCAGATAAAAATCACTTAAAAGATCCTTATAAATTGAATTATTGCTTGTGGGTAAACTCAATAGCGAACCCTTTGTGTAATATAGACTTTCAGATAAACGAAATATTGGACGAGCGAAATACTTTTGACGCTCCTGTATTGTTGACCATGCCAAAGAGGACATAGCGTAACCATAACGTGAGTCCATTTTGCGTATATTACTCTGGAACTCCTCAACAGTCTTCGTTACTTTGAATACATGGCTATATTTGTTCCAAAAGTCTTCACCACGGTAGAACTTGAGTTCGGCTATATATGGTTctggtatttgtatttgtatatttcggTCGGCAActtgtgaaaatttgttaataaattccTCGTGTGGTGGTACTGTAAGCCATTTCGCCAAGTTTGTGGAGAAGAAATTGCTCAAGAGGCCTCCCAGCgaaaaaatcaatataaatattattcgtCGACTTACAGACAAATATTTGGCATGAATGTTTGTGCACTGGCAGAGGAGACAGCGCAGTAAATCTAGATTCCAAGGAGTTattagcaataacaacaaattacgATTACAGCGTAAAGTTCTGCGTGCCAACTTTTCTTGCACAGCAGCAATAAGGCATAACAACCAAACGATGACAAAAAGTACAACTATTACAGTAGgacgaaaaaattttatgaagaatTGATATGTTTCCAACGGTGCTTCCACTGGCAACATGGTTAGATATTGAAATAACTCGATTGGATAGATATACTCATGTAAATTCCCTTCTTTTTGAGGAGTCGATAAACTTGCGCCCACATCGATCGAACCATTATGCGCTGATTGCAATATCTCTCTCGGGGTGAGAGCGCAATTTATAGATGAATTATATTCATCAGGTATTTGTAGCGAAAAGTTATACCTTTCAACGAATGTAGTTATGAAATAACCTATATATCCGGCTAAGTAAGTTTCACCATCTTCGCCCTTTGCAACTATCGTACTTGGCTCAATTTGCTCCACCAATATGCGTAAACTCTTTTTGGCCACATTTGTAAAACGTATCGGGTAGATGTGCGCTGTGGAACGCATGTCGTGAGTTTCCAGTTCGAATTCGGGAAATTGGTTAAAAGAATGATAGATGTGTGTGGTTGCGAAATCCCGATGTATGAGCACAATATCTATAAATTTGAGTTCCTcgcaatattggaaaaatttcacaatttccgATTCGGCACTAGATGCAAGAGGACCGTTAAAAATAACCAAAGTTCGTCGCTTGCGTAGATGTTGTAGATCCTTCGCAAATTTGCGTACAAATTCCTTATCGGTGAAATTCTTCACACACACAATTGCTAACAGATAGCTGTTGCCAGTGCCACGCACATACACAGGATAGCTCGCGTTGACCTGAAGGAGTGGTAGCGCGAAATTCTCTGGTAACTGCTCATCCACACAATCCGCCGGCTTGTTCCTTAGtagaaaaaaaccgaaaaattgACTCTCCTCTTGCATACGCTCCATCAGCTCATGGAATCCACGCGTGAAATCTGTAGTATTTGCCAACATAGTGAAGAAGCGCTCGTAATTGATTGGATTCTTAGCAGCGCAAACACTAGAGCTCCAAGCGCACATAGCGAAAAACACAAGCTCACGAAACATAGCGACGAAATAATTGTAAGAAATGGTTCTTTAAGACAATAGCTTGTTGCTTTTATATCCGAGACCGCTGCGACAATGTTTAgccaaatatttttcgttttttttttttttgtgatttttgtaaGTCAGAATCAAAAGCCTTAACCACGACAAATGATAACGGTCTATTTGTCTAGCACGTCATTACAGCCATGATGCATCACTTTTCACTATTGAAGAGCATTCACTTCTGATCTTATCTGCCTCAAACAAGTCATTCAACACCGAGTATCGTATAACGATGAGTTCTGTTTTACAAATTCAGCGGCGGGTGTGCCGTTTACGCTTATGTGTTCCAAGCCCGCTGCTAATCCAAAAGTACTGTTTTCGATATCTACAGGCAAGCGAGACCATGAAAGTGTAACGGAAAGTAATTCTAAGTAGTGACATAGTCGTACAACCAGTCACTCGGAGGCGGTGGTTAATCATAAAAGTACTTATCGTCAGAGGACAGTATGAAGCGGTTATCATTTATCATTACGCAACTCAAATACATAAGCAGAAGTTCGGTCtaattacactagtttacaacCAAAACTTAGTTTTGGAGATATCacagatatattatatataagaaaccgtaattttcgaaaaaatgtctCATTTTGCAACCCTAACATATTTATCTAGAAAAATTAAGGTATTTGGTTTAGTCATGTGGTTTTCGTGCTATGACTAATTAACCGTTTAGAACTGAGACAAAAACggtaaatcataaaaatgtttaatatctAGAGAATCCGTTAACCGATCAAAACAAATGGTATTTCAAATTAAAGGTATTTACATTTTCTATCACTCACCCAGACTTGggtttttccttaaaattaagatttttcaagatatttaaaaattctgtgttAACCGATCAAACTAAATATTATGTCAAACTGAAGGTatgataattaaattttctttatttcttttgtgcGTAGTTTTCGATTaaagtaaaacattttcaagatatttactaaatttaaatcttctaatttctatttttttaatgcaaaaatgtgAGCATTTTCGAGTTATTATAAGAAATGTATATAATAAATTCCTAATATCtagaaaaactttaaagtacaaatgaaaaaattcacCGATAGATATGAAAGTTATTCGCATGGTAAGAAAATaagtaatagaaataaaatttaaaaagaccCCAACACAGATTCGAGGTTTGTGATATCATCAGTTAGTTTTCCTGGTAATTTATTACTTagagtaataaaatttaaatatatatactatataaggggcgcgtacaccctttttcggtgtttggccgagctgctcctcctatttggggcatgcgtcttgatgttgttccacaaatgaaggggcctactgttttaagcctactccgaaatacaaatggttttttatgagagcaTTTGTCatatacactcggagggttgccattgcctgtcgagggacgaccgctattagaaaacactttttcttgaattttggtctttcaccgagatttaaaCCTACGTtgtctctgaattccgaatggcagtaatgcaccaacccattcggctacggcggctcccaaattttaattgtaaaaccacatattaataacatttttacaaaagctTTTCAAGCAAAACTGAATACAGATATCAAAATTGAAGGACGAACTAGCAATACCCATTGAAAGTTCGAAATCCAAATGAGTGGtggatttttgaagtgaaacttcttaggcgtcgatggacgagtgagaatggagagtaaaatttcaaggtcatgcaacgttttgggcattttcgttccgcgagagggaAAAAGGATATAAGGAAaggacatacaaatatgtacatgcacatgcaaaagataattgttttagcatttgttaggcaggaatttgatcattaggatatttactccctaattatgacatgaaatatgataaggcgatgctcgtgaggtaggtcatggttgctgcagtgcgtatACACATactatgtaacactataagaattgaagatgcaattgcaCTTTTgcaaacataactaacataatatgcatatgtgtggaTATATTGAACAACACTTacttgtatgctctatgaattctcgtctaaaattatttttgtaaattttgtctatttgtattctctgcaaatgttgtgaatttatttagatatatattctttctctccctCCCTCTCTCATTCTATcttgggtctctccctctttcatAGTCtttcttgaaagtttcacttctgttatgtgtaccacgctacacgcactttttttatttatatctaaaattttcaattcagtGTTTTCGAAAATCGGTTTCCATCATAATACATATAGACATATAAGCCTTTTAccaattctttcaaaactatttgaaaacttGATCCATGATCGTCTTGACCCCATCATACAAGCGAAGAACATAATTCCCTCCCACCAGTTTGGATTCCGAAATAAACACCCGACCATTCAACAAGTGCACCGAGTAACTAACAAAATCATTAATGAAATTGACAAGAAAAACTACTGCGTCGCAACTTATCACAACGTAGCGGAAGCTTTTGACAGCGTATGCACCCAGGACTActatttgtataaattaaaacaaatattcccACTTGACCACTATCTATTACTGCGAAGTTATCTAAGCGACCGGTACTTCTATGTTAATCATCAGGACGAATGCTAGGAGGTATTAAAAATGGATGCCGGAGTACCACAAGGCAGCATACTGGGACCATTGTTGTATTTAATTTACCCATATGACCTTCCCTACCCAAATGACGACAGCATGATAGCTACTTTCGCCGAGGACACAGTATTAATTACGTCTGATAGGAATATAAATACATGTCGCTTCATTGAAGCTACAAAATCTAATTGACACAATGTTGACTTGGTTTGCAAAATGGGGAATCCAAGTAAACGCAGACAAAACGATCCAagtaatacatatataccaacCGCAAACATGACCATCCTACCATAACAATTAATAACATAGTCATCactcaaaacacaaaaactaaataCATGGGCATCATCAAAACTGACATGGAAGGGCCACATAATCCGAAGTGAAAAACAGATTCAGACAACTGCATTGGCTACTGAACAAGGACTCAAAACTGTCAGTATACAACAatactaatacatatataagacAATGATCTGGAGATACGGCAAAGAACTATGGGGGACAGCTTGCaaatcaaatatacaaataattcaacggcttcaatcaaaaattttaaggacTATCGTAAATGCACCCTGGTATATAACAATTGAAGACTTACACCGCGACCTAAAAATTGATCCCATAAAAGACGTAATTCAAAAATACAGCACGAAACACACACAACAATTACTAACCCATTCGAACAAAGAGGTACAAGAAATACCGCACATGGAGCTAACGCAGAAATTAAGACTAAAGCGAATCACACCAACAGCATTAGCAGATACAATGTAAGCTATGTAACTATTGATTGaaacatattatttaaatactGATTTCAAGTAACAATTAATCTCACACCTACGCTACAAAAATTACTAAGTGTCCATCGacagattaataaaaaaaataaaaaaaaataaaaaataacatttaattttaataaaaaattcaatattcatcaaataTAGAAAACTTAAATACTTTGAATTGATATATCACTtgttttaagggggtcttctggtctcgaggccctgaaatgaagggtttttttggggattgattgtgacaaatcctgtgaatatttaaaaaaaaaattttttttattttaaaggtacatgtcttggcttttaaaaaatggttttgactttgaaaaaaattaacacccgcgaccttgaaatggcgctgaagacgtccacctccaaacgaaacaggtctccattttggtcacggtttctccacctgggtaatcagaaagcaaaaattagatatgcgttgtcttcagagttgccctggttaagttttcccgtgacagattttttttttaattttttttcaaaagttatgcaacaatttgcaaaaaaaattgttttttgctcattttttgaactttaaaaggttataaaaatggaatgaaaaaaaatttcaaaaatcgtacacagggaaacttagcggtaagttttccgaaccttttaagaccaaaaccattgaaatcggagtataactactatgaaaagtgtgaccaaaatgcttaaaaaacacgattttcggggaaacgcgtttaaagataaagtttatgataaaacggccgcaGGAgcgtacacttcggtgcccagaaaaatgtgaaaaaatgcgattttcaaaaaatcctttctgtggcgtattctcgcatacacatacaacaaaattatgcaaaaaaaaaaaatcgatttttttttcgctggagaccagaagacccccttaatcaGTTAACGTATTGTATTCTCTagatattacaaatttttattacttacctTTTTCCCTTTAATCCAAAAGAGTTAATTCGGAATATctcgaaaaattcataaaaaagtgaattttcggactcagcaaaatatttcaataggaTTTGGTTGATATGCTGAATgggtaaaaaattgttaattatttGTAAACCAGTGTTGTTTTTATTCTCATTAGTTGATGTGACTAGAAAGCATACAGTGCAACTTGATACAATCTGATAACGCAAACAACAATTACGGACCTCATTAGTAAATGTTTTGGAATTCACACTTTACGGCTACCAAATTGGATTATCATTTGTCATGCCGTGGTCGGAGGGGGGAGAAGACCACGTGCCGTGGCACAATTGAGTGACGCATTAAAAAATCTGGAATGAGTAGGAAAGGTTATGCGAGGTAATTATGACGAGTTAATCGAGGTAATCATCAGCATATAAGAAACACTTCATGGCGTACTCTTCGCTTCACCGCAAATTCGACAACAAAGTGATATTCCTCAACTTgacaatttggtattttataaaaaagtataatatgAATTCTGCATTGTCCTATTCAGAGCATTTCTCAAGGTAGTTCTTTTTGCAGATTCAGACATACGTCACACATGTTCTAAAACCATTTTACCTTAGTAACTTCTGAGTTTTATCTTCCATCAGTCGGGACCAAGTTTCTCCTGAATAGATGATACCTTTTTAACTACCAATTAACAAGTATATCCTTTTGACTGGCTAGAAAACTAGTAAAGGATGATGATAAATTTAATAGTGATAATGAGAGTTTGCTTCTTAGAGCCAATCCAATACTACTACACATAAAAATGTGCGCTCTTGTAATTACAGGTTATTTAAAAAGTACTGAAAGTAAGAATTTATAcgccattttaatatttaatcatTTACGAAAccgaatacttaaaaaattttattgcgttctgtcaattcattctttccTTACAACTCATTTGAAATTGGAAGGTTCCTCAGCAAcagaaattcacaaaaaatggcGTACGGACTTCAGAATCTATTCCTTGGTTTTCAACTGTGCAGCGATTATGATATTGTTTGTAAAAATCCGATTAAGCGTGAAATTACCCATACCATAGACttagtatttcatttttttacatgaagaATTGCTTATAGAATtgctttcgaaaaattattgATGTGGTGCTATACAATTATTAGAGAATCATCGAAATAAGTGTATTGAAGTTTAagtaaattgattaaaaaactaaCTGAAGAATaagaatttcttttatttttactttcgtaCTTTTCAGTCAACCGGTAAtaccagcaaatattttttgctaataaaatgaaaattcgtttcatttaattctttttcaattttttcattggAGAATCGATagagtatgtatatgtagtctGTCACCAAAACATCTTTCTGAACTCGAGACGAGAGTTCAGTGTGGAGACCACCCAGCTGCTGGGATGGTTTAGTGGAGTCCATATCTGTGAGAAAGGTCGTGAAGCAGCATAATACTTAAAACACTATTACAAAACAAACCATTCGTCTGCTAGCCAGATCTCAATCCGTTAGATTGCACATATCTGTTAAtactacagggtaggccatttaaagcgggcccatttgtttctgaaaaaaaacattgaaaaaaacatttttttttgtgttgatatgaaaaatcatttattttgattcaaggagatttgttccagctagtttttgaaaataatatccttcaaatgtttgcctctggccttgatggccaaatgtgtccttttttcggcgttttccatcgttttggccaatatttcggccggtatggcggcgatttcgcgtcggatattgtttttaagttgagttagagtccttggcttgttgatgtataccttggatttcagataaccccacaaataaaagtccggtggcgtcaaatctggtgatctcggtggccacggaaaatcaccatttttcgaaatcaaccttccagggaacaatggcttcaaaaaatcgattgtagcgcgtgaagtgtggcatgtagccccgtcctgttggaaccagtagccttccatgtcattttcttcgatgattggcataaacattgggataactcgatgttcgcggagcctcctcaacactggctcgtacagcctcgatattttcagcagaacgtcgtgtacgttgtctggatgcgtggctggtattgctgagactaccgtggttaataaattttgcgtataaacgctgtaaagtgcttttggatggcgcacttttaactttatttttttttttaaacgcacgttgagttttcacaattgagaagttattttggatgtaaagctgaattatttcagcgcgttcttttggagtgtactgctccatggtaaaaattgtcttggactgacgcttccaacgcgctatgtcattagtcgatctgacgttcctgtcaaaagttatagggttgcccgatgggcccgctttaaatggcctaccctgtagttTGCCGTTTCCCGGCAGCGGATAGTTATTGTGAAGACGTTATATCTAAAGCCGGTTTGCACTTCAATTAGATTTCTGACAGCATGCGGGCTCCGCGCGCAAAATCCTCCCCGTCTTTGGAATCAAACAACAAATCGACTAAAAGTAAATCCTTTTCAGTAGATATCAGCACAATAATGGCTCAGCAAGATAAGACGCCTCATTTCAGTGTTCTAAGTTTTACTGTTCTCAGCGTTTTCAATTTTGTCGTAACTTTCCTTTGATTTGGATCTGTGGGCTTCAGTAATACTACTcaatactaaaaattatttaagacgGTTCAAACTGAGGTTGAGGTTGATTAACAATAAATATCTGTATacatggtttggtgcgtgactactattcggaagtgcacaggttcgaatatccgtgcatgaaacgccaaatgataaaaaaagtttttcctaatagcgttcgcccctcgtcaggcaattGCACACCTCCAgggtatttttgccataaaaacgCTTTTCACAAAAAACCGTATGCcgatcggagtcggcttaaaactgaaatGGAAGcgactatttattattttacatacgGTCGATTGTTCAAATGCAAAACTTTTATTTCGAGAATGAGCCATTTTCTGACTTAATCGCAGAGTGTTATTTAGCTTATTAGATACTATGACAAG
Coding sequences within:
- the LOC129253467 gene encoding uncharacterized protein LOC129253467 → MFRELVFFAMCAWSSSVCAAKNPINYERFFTMLANTTDFTRGFHELMERMQEESQFFGFFLLRNKPADCVDEQLPENFALPLLQVNASYPVYVRGTGNSYLLAIVCVKNFTDKEFVRKFAKDLQHLRKRRTLVIFNGPLASSAESEIVKFFQYCEELKFIDIVLIHRDFATTHIYHSFNQFPEFELETHDMRSTAHIYPIRFTNVAKKSLRILVEQIEPSTIVAKGEDGETYLAGYIGYFITTFVERYNFSLQIPDEYNSSINCALTPREILQSAHNGSIDVGASLSTPQKEGNLHEYIYPIELFQYLTMLPVEAPLETYQFFIKFFRPTVIVVLFVIVWLLCLIAAVQEKLARRTLRCNRNLLLLLITPWNLDLLRCLLCQCTNIHAKYLSVSRRIIFILIFSLGGLLSNFFSTNLAKWLTVPPHEEFINKFSQVADRNIQIQIPEPYIAELKFYRGEDFWNKYSHVFKVTKTVEEFQSNIRKMDSRYGYAMSSLAWSTIQERQKYFARPIFRLSESLYYTKGSLLSLPTSNNSIYKDLLSDFYLRTRENGLLSHWFKNTFFAMVMIGQINFEDLSQSQKHDVLTLKEFEWVWMAYGVGMVLSVLTFLVELLWRKLRGIAKA